The Thermococcus sp. region CGATCCAGTACAAGGTCAAGCAACTCTTCCTTCAGAGCGACATAGCGAAGAAGTACCACATCACCAACCTCAAGTTCATCAACGTTCCAGAGGCCCTCTGGCCCCAGTACATCAAGCAAGGAGCGGACATTGGCTGGGGTGGAGGACCGACCCTCTTCGATGACATGTACAAGATGGGCTATCTCCAGCCGATAACCGACCAGAAGATACTCGACCTCCTCGGCAAGCAGATACCGACCGAGCTGGCCGGCATGGCAATGATAAGGAAGAACGGAACCAAGGTTTATTGGATAGCCGCGGCCCTCTCGTCCTTCGGTTTCACCGTCAACAAGCAGATTCTCCAGAAGCAGAACCTCCCGTTCCCCAAGAAGTGGGAGGACATTGCTTCAGTTGACTGGGCCCGTGACCCGCCGATGTACGGCATAGCCGACCCGACTAGGAGCACCTCCAACACGAGGATTTACCAGATCATCCTCCAGGCCTTTGGATGGGAGGAGGGCTGGCGCATAATGACGATAATAGCCGCTAACTCAAGGATATACGAGGCAAGTGACGCCGTCAGGGATGCCGTCATAAACGGTGAGATTGCGGCTGGAAACACCATTGACTTCTACGGCTACACCGCAATGAAGCAGAACCCGAATTGTATCTACGTCATCCCCGAGGGGGAGAGCATCATCAACGGAGACCCGATAGCCCTGCTCAAGTACAGCAAGCACCCCACCGAGGCCCAGGCCTTTATCTACTGGGTTCTTACCGAGGGACAGGCCGTCTGGATGAGCCCCGACATCAACAGGCTCCCGATAAACGAGGCGATATTCAACAAGACCATCACAGAGCAGGAGGCTAAGGTTCTCTTCAACGGCAAGTACGCAGGAAAGACCTACGCCGAGGCAAGGCCGGCGCTTCTCAAGGCCTACAAGCTCTCCATAACCAGCAAGGGAATACCCTTCGACGACGCGAGGGCCCTCAAGACAGTTAACTCCCTCCAGTACTACTTCAAGGCAACCCTCATCGACGCGAACGGCCCGCTCCACCAAGCATGGATGGCAATCGTAAAGGCTTACAAGGACGGAAAGATAACCAAGGATCAGTTCGAGAAGCTCAAGAAAGAGCTGACAGACCCGATACAGTTCAAAGACCCGCTGAGCGGACAGACGGTTACCTTCACCGAGGACTACGCAGCTAAAATAAACGACAAGATAGCCACCGATGCGGGCTTCCAGAGCCAGCTCATGCAGGAGTGGCGCCAGGCTGCAATCGACAAGTACAACAAGGTGCTGAGCGACCTCAAGAGCATGGAAGGTAGCTGATTTACAGGAAGCAGTCAAGACCTTCCTCTACTTTTCTCCCTCTTTCCACGCCCTTTTCAGAAACATTTAAATGTTTCTCGCCAATCCCCGCTTAGGTTGAGAGTGGCTATAAAAGGCGAGGTGATTCTGTCATGAAGG contains the following coding sequences:
- a CDS encoding ABC transporter substrate-binding protein yields the protein MRKLFGLLVILLLGLSVVASGCISGGGTSSGTGTGTAGGKGITLVIVTRHDTTIQYKVKQLFLQSDIAKKYHITNLKFINVPEALWPQYIKQGADIGWGGGPTLFDDMYKMGYLQPITDQKILDLLGKQIPTELAGMAMIRKNGTKVYWIAAALSSFGFTVNKQILQKQNLPFPKKWEDIASVDWARDPPMYGIADPTRSTSNTRIYQIILQAFGWEEGWRIMTIIAANSRIYEASDAVRDAVINGEIAAGNTIDFYGYTAMKQNPNCIYVIPEGESIINGDPIALLKYSKHPTEAQAFIYWVLTEGQAVWMSPDINRLPINEAIFNKTITEQEAKVLFNGKYAGKTYAEARPALLKAYKLSITSKGIPFDDARALKTVNSLQYYFKATLIDANGPLHQAWMAIVKAYKDGKITKDQFEKLKKELTDPIQFKDPLSGQTVTFTEDYAAKINDKIATDAGFQSQLMQEWRQAAIDKYNKVLSDLKSMEGS